The Streptomyces tendae genome has a window encoding:
- a CDS encoding electron transfer flavoprotein subunit alpha/FixB family protein produces MAEVLVYVDHVDGAVRKPTLELLTLARRIGEPVAVALGNGASDTVAILAEHGAVKVLTHEAAEYADYLVVPKVDALQAAHEAVSPAAVLVSSSAEGKEIAARLALRLGSGIITDAVDLEAGDEGPVATQSVFAASYTTKSRVSKGTPVITVKPNSAAVEAAPAAGAAEALSVTFSAQATGTKVTARTPRESTGRPELTEAAIVVSGGRGVNGAENFAIIEALADSLGAAVGASRAAVDAGWYPHTNQVGQTGKSVSPQLYIASGISGAIQHRAGMQTSKTIVAVNKDAEAPIFDLVDYGVVGDLFDVVPQLTEEIKSRKG; encoded by the coding sequence ATGGCTGAAGTTCTCGTCTACGTCGACCACGTGGACGGTGCCGTCCGCAAGCCGACCCTGGAGCTGCTGACCCTCGCCCGCCGCATCGGCGAGCCGGTCGCCGTAGCGCTGGGCAACGGCGCCTCCGACACCGTCGCCATCCTCGCCGAGCACGGCGCGGTGAAGGTCCTCACCCACGAGGCCGCCGAGTACGCCGACTACCTGGTCGTTCCGAAGGTCGACGCCCTCCAGGCCGCCCACGAGGCCGTCTCCCCGGCCGCCGTGCTGGTCTCGTCCTCCGCCGAGGGCAAGGAGATCGCCGCCCGCCTGGCGCTGCGCCTGGGATCGGGCATCATCACCGACGCCGTCGACCTGGAGGCCGGCGACGAGGGCCCGGTGGCCACCCAGTCGGTGTTCGCCGCCAGCTACACCACCAAGTCCCGTGTCTCCAAGGGCACCCCGGTCATCACGGTCAAGCCGAACTCGGCCGCCGTGGAGGCCGCCCCGGCCGCCGGCGCGGCCGAGGCCCTGAGCGTGACCTTCTCGGCCCAGGCGACCGGTACCAAGGTGACCGCCCGCACCCCGCGCGAGTCGACCGGCCGTCCCGAGCTGACCGAGGCCGCGATCGTGGTCTCCGGCGGCCGTGGTGTCAACGGCGCGGAGAACTTCGCGATCATCGAGGCGCTGGCCGACTCGCTCGGCGCGGCCGTCGGTGCCTCGCGTGCCGCCGTCGACGCCGGCTGGTACCCGCACACCAACCAGGTCGGCCAGACCGGTAAGTCGGTCTCGCCGCAGCTGTACATCGCCTCCGGCATCTCCGGCGCGATCCAGCACCGCGCGGGCATGCAGACCTCGAAGACCATCGTGGCCGTCAACAAGGACGCGGAGGCCCCGATCTTCGACCTGGTCGACTACGGCGTGGTCGGCGACCTGTTCGACGTCGTCCCGCAGCTGACCGAGGAGATCAAGTCCCGCAAGGGCTGA
- a CDS encoding electron transfer flavoprotein subunit beta/FixA family protein: protein MSLRIVVTVKYVPDATGDRHFADDLTVDRDDVDGLLSELDEYAVEQALQIAENSDDDVEVTVLTVGPEDAKDALRKALSMGADKAIHVEDDDLHGTDAIGTSLVLAKAVEKAGYDLVVSGMASTDGTMGVVPALLAERLGVPQVTLLSEVSVADGTVKGRRDGDAASEQLEASLPAVVSVTDQSGEARYPSFKGIMAAKKKPVESWDLSDLDIDEDEVGLENAYTTVESAAERPARTAGTIVKDEGEGGKQLAEFLAGQKFI from the coding sequence GTGAGCTTGAGGATCGTTGTCACTGTGAAGTACGTGCCCGACGCCACTGGCGACCGGCACTTCGCCGATGACCTGACCGTCGACCGTGACGACGTGGACGGTCTGCTCTCCGAGCTGGACGAGTACGCGGTCGAGCAGGCGCTGCAGATCGCGGAGAACTCGGACGACGACGTGGAGGTCACCGTCCTGACCGTGGGCCCCGAGGACGCCAAGGACGCGCTGCGCAAGGCGCTGTCCATGGGTGCCGACAAGGCGATCCACGTCGAGGACGACGACCTGCACGGCACCGACGCCATCGGCACCTCCCTGGTGCTGGCCAAGGCCGTCGAGAAGGCCGGCTACGACCTGGTCGTCTCCGGCATGGCCTCCACCGACGGCACCATGGGTGTCGTACCGGCGCTGCTCGCGGAGCGCCTCGGTGTGCCGCAGGTGACGCTGCTGTCCGAGGTGTCCGTCGCGGACGGCACGGTCAAGGGCCGCCGTGACGGCGACGCCGCCTCCGAGCAGCTCGAGGCGTCCCTCCCCGCGGTCGTGTCGGTCACCGACCAGTCGGGCGAGGCTCGTTACCCGTCGTTCAAGGGCATCATGGCGGCCAAGAAGAAGCCGGTGGAGTCCTGGGACCTGTCCGACCTCGACATCGACGAGGACGAGGTCGGCCTGGAGAACGCGTACACCACCGTGGAGTCGGCGGCCGAGCGTCCCGCCCGCACCGCGGGCACGATCGTCAAGGACGAGGGCGAGGGCGGCAAGCAGCTCGCCGAGTTCCTCGCGGGCCAGAAGTTCATCTGA
- a CDS encoding flavin reductase family protein codes for MTATSDLGTARPASPDLLRSVFRRHPAGVAVVTARGRSGPVGFTATSLASVSAEPPMLSFGVATGSSSWPVIAASDHVGVHLLGEHQEELAATFARRGADRFGPPTAWREGPEGVPVLEGVPAWMVCRVEARVPAGDHRIVLAEVLFGDPTGHGRPLVYHQGRFSGLPD; via the coding sequence ATGACGGCAACGTCCGACCTCGGTACCGCCCGGCCCGCCTCGCCCGACCTGCTGCGCTCCGTCTTCCGCCGGCATCCGGCGGGCGTCGCCGTGGTCACGGCGCGCGGCCGCTCCGGTCCGGTCGGCTTCACCGCCACCTCACTCGCCTCGGTGTCCGCCGAGCCCCCGATGCTGTCGTTCGGTGTCGCCACGGGCAGTTCCAGCTGGCCGGTGATCGCGGCCAGTGACCATGTCGGCGTGCATCTGCTGGGGGAGCACCAGGAGGAGCTGGCGGCCACCTTCGCCCGCCGGGGCGCGGACCGCTTCGGTCCGCCCACCGCCTGGCGCGAGGGGCCGGAGGGGGTTCCCGTGCTGGAGGGGGTGCCGGCGTGGATGGTGTGCCGGGTGGAGGCACGGGTGCCCGCCGGCGACCACCGGATCGTGCTCGCCGAGGTGCTGTTCGGCGACCCCACCGGTCACGGGCGTCCTCTCGTCTACCACCAGGGACGATTCAGCGGTCTGCCCGACTGA
- a CDS encoding TlpA family protein disulfide reductase yields MRGSDDTGRPDEDGAAPTALAAELGTALGERATLVQFSSAFCAPCRATRRVLDEIAGMLPGVTHVEIDAEARLDLVRRLEIVRTPTVLVLDAGGRVVRRAAGQPRKADVIAALGAAL; encoded by the coding sequence GTGCGAGGCAGTGACGACACGGGACGGCCCGACGAGGACGGCGCAGCGCCCACCGCTCTCGCTGCCGAACTCGGCACCGCCCTCGGCGAGCGCGCCACCCTCGTGCAGTTCTCCAGCGCCTTCTGCGCGCCCTGCCGGGCGACCCGCCGGGTGCTGGACGAGATCGCCGGCATGCTCCCGGGCGTGACCCACGTGGAGATCGACGCCGAGGCCCGGCTGGATCTCGTCCGGCGCCTCGAGATCGTGCGCACCCCCACCGTGCTGGTGCTCGACGCGGGCGGCCGGGTGGTGCGGCGGGCCGCCGGACAGCCGCGCAAGGCCGATGTGATCGCCGCGCTGGGCGCGGCCCTGTGA
- a CDS encoding lysophospholipid acyltransferase family protein, giving the protein MAELVYRPVIGFARTLFKAWDLKIDCQGSENIPRSGGAVLVSNHISYLDFVFNGLAALPQKRLVRFMAKESVFRHRVSGPLMRGMKHIPVDRKQGEAAYEHALRSLRSGEIVGVFPEATISPSFTLKSFKSGAARMAQEAGVPLIPMAVWGTQRLWTKGHPRNFKRSHIPVTIRVGEAIEASKDKYAGAITRQLRERVQELLEAAQRAYPVRPRGDDDTWWMPAHLGGTAPTPEQVREAEAH; this is encoded by the coding sequence ATGGCAGAACTTGTCTACCGGCCCGTGATCGGCTTCGCCCGCACCCTGTTCAAGGCGTGGGACCTCAAGATCGATTGCCAGGGGTCGGAGAACATCCCGCGCTCGGGCGGCGCCGTGCTGGTGAGCAATCACATCAGCTATCTCGATTTCGTCTTCAACGGGCTGGCGGCGCTCCCGCAGAAGCGGCTCGTCCGCTTCATGGCCAAGGAGTCGGTGTTCCGGCACCGCGTCTCCGGCCCGCTGATGCGCGGCATGAAGCACATCCCGGTGGACCGCAAGCAGGGTGAGGCGGCGTACGAGCACGCGCTGCGGTCGCTGCGGTCCGGTGAGATCGTGGGCGTCTTCCCGGAGGCGACGATCTCCCCCTCGTTCACCCTGAAGAGCTTCAAGTCCGGTGCCGCGCGCATGGCGCAGGAGGCGGGCGTCCCCCTGATCCCGATGGCGGTGTGGGGCACCCAGCGGCTGTGGACCAAGGGCCACCCGCGCAACTTCAAGCGCAGCCACATCCCCGTCACCATCCGTGTGGGCGAGGCGATCGAGGCTTCCAAGGACAAGTACGCGGGCGCGATCACGCGTCAGCTGCGCGAGCGGGTGCAGGAGCTGCTGGAGGCGGCCCAGCGGGCCTACCCGGTGCGGCCCCGCGGCGACGACGACACCTGGTGGATGCCGGCCCACCTCGGCGGCACGGCCCCGACCCCGGAGCAGGTCCGCGAGGCCGAGGCCCACTGA
- a CDS encoding B3/B4 domain-containing protein codes for MTFAPTVSDEVRTLVPGFTHVAVEAHGLVNGPSTEESSALLDEAARRLAARLDGRAPHEDPHMTAWRTAYTAFGSKPSRTRNSAEALAKRALSDAGLPRINLLVDVYNAVSVARLIPVGGEDADRVQGTMRLVRATGQEDFVTVAGGEETVEHPDPGEVVWCDDLGVTCRRWNWRQGPRTRLTEETTSGLFLLESLPPTTSDEIEEAAAELAALLEKFSPGARITVHPAG; via the coding sequence ATGACCTTCGCCCCGACCGTGTCCGACGAGGTACGGACCCTCGTGCCCGGCTTCACCCACGTCGCCGTCGAGGCGCACGGACTGGTCAACGGGCCGAGCACGGAGGAGAGTTCCGCGTTGCTCGACGAGGCCGCACGCCGGCTCGCCGCCCGGCTGGACGGGCGCGCCCCGCACGAGGACCCGCACATGACGGCCTGGCGCACGGCCTACACCGCCTTCGGCTCCAAGCCCTCCCGCACCCGGAACTCGGCCGAGGCCCTGGCCAAGCGCGCCCTCTCGGACGCCGGCCTGCCCCGGATCAACCTCCTCGTCGACGTCTACAACGCCGTCAGCGTCGCCCGGCTGATCCCCGTGGGAGGTGAGGACGCCGACCGCGTCCAGGGCACGATGCGACTCGTCCGGGCCACCGGCCAGGAGGACTTCGTGACGGTCGCCGGGGGAGAGGAGACCGTCGAGCACCCCGACCCCGGCGAGGTCGTGTGGTGCGACGACCTCGGCGTCACCTGCCGCCGCTGGAACTGGCGCCAGGGCCCGCGCACCCGGCTCACCGAGGAGACCACCTCGGGTCTCTTCCTCCTGGAGAGCCTGCCCCCGACGACCTCCGACGAGATCGAGGAGGCGGCCGCCGAACTCGCCGCCCTCCTGGAGAAGTTCAGCCCGGGAGCGAGGATCACGGTCCATCCGGCCGGATGA
- a CDS encoding transglutaminase-like domain-containing protein, with product MRLIQENPDLSAYLASDEAIDHHHPRVREVSARLAADVRDSYEYAQAAFEYVRDRVTHSQDAGDPRVTWRASDVLEQGTGVCYAKAHALAALLRAEDIPTALCYQELGVVHGLVAVRFHGAWHRQDPRGNKPGVDARFSLDGERLAFTPDPSSNEMDHPVLYAAPHPAVLHALRSASGRAHLWATLPTTLREQG from the coding sequence ATGCGGCTGATTCAGGAGAACCCGGACCTCTCCGCCTACTTGGCGTCCGACGAGGCGATCGACCATCACCATCCACGGGTCCGGGAGGTGTCCGCCCGTCTGGCCGCCGACGTCCGCGATTCGTATGAGTATGCGCAGGCGGCCTTCGAGTACGTACGCGACCGCGTGACGCACTCGCAGGACGCCGGGGATCCCCGCGTGACGTGGCGCGCCTCCGACGTGCTGGAACAGGGCACCGGCGTCTGCTACGCCAAGGCCCACGCGCTGGCCGCGCTGCTGCGCGCCGAGGACATCCCGACCGCGCTCTGCTACCAGGAACTCGGCGTGGTGCACGGCCTGGTCGCCGTGCGGTTCCACGGCGCCTGGCACCGGCAGGACCCGCGCGGCAACAAGCCAGGAGTGGACGCGCGGTTCTCCCTCGACGGCGAGCGGCTGGCCTTCACGCCCGATCCTTCGTCCAACGAGATGGACCACCCGGTCTTGTATGCTGCACCGCACCCGGCCGTGCTGCACGCTCTCCGCAGCGCCTCCGGCCGGGCGCACCTGTGGGCGACGCTCCCCACCACCCTCCGAGAACAAGGCTGA
- a CDS encoding threonine aldolase family protein: MNPPRTDARRHHDPDVRGFASDNYAGAHPEVLAALALANGGHQVAYGEDAYTENLQRVIRSHFGPTAEAFPVFNGTGANVVALQAVTDRWGAVICAESAHINVDEGGAPERVGGIKLLTVPTPDGKLTPELIDREAYGWDDEHRAMPQVVSIAQATELGTVYTPDEIRAICEHAHAHGMKVHVDGSRLANAAATLDVPLRTFTNAVGVDLLSLGGTKNGALFGEAVVVLDPDGIKHMKHLRKLSMQLASKMRFVSVQLEALLARDLWLRNARHANEMAQRLAEGVRAVHGVEILHPVQANAVFARLPHDASERLQKRFRFYFWDEAAGDVRWMCAYDTTEDDVDRFVAALKEEMAR; encoded by the coding sequence GTGAACCCGCCGAGGACCGACGCGCGTCGTCATCACGACCCGGACGTCCGCGGTTTCGCCAGCGACAACTACGCCGGGGCCCACCCGGAGGTGCTCGCCGCCCTGGCCCTGGCCAACGGCGGGCACCAGGTCGCGTACGGCGAGGACGCCTACACCGAGAACCTCCAGCGGGTGATCCGCAGCCACTTCGGGCCCACCGCCGAGGCCTTCCCGGTCTTCAACGGCACCGGGGCCAACGTCGTGGCGCTCCAGGCGGTCACCGACCGCTGGGGCGCGGTGATCTGCGCGGAGAGCGCCCACATCAACGTGGACGAGGGCGGCGCGCCGGAGCGGGTCGGCGGCATCAAGCTGCTCACCGTGCCGACCCCGGACGGCAAGCTCACCCCGGAGCTCATCGACCGGGAGGCGTACGGCTGGGACGACGAGCACCGGGCGATGCCGCAGGTCGTCTCGATAGCCCAGGCCACCGAGCTGGGCACGGTGTACACCCCGGACGAGATCCGCGCGATCTGCGAGCACGCCCACGCGCACGGCATGAAGGTGCACGTCGACGGCTCCCGGCTGGCCAACGCCGCCGCCACGCTGGACGTGCCGCTGCGCACCTTCACCAACGCGGTGGGCGTCGACCTGCTCTCGCTGGGCGGCACCAAGAACGGCGCCCTGTTCGGCGAGGCGGTCGTGGTGCTGGACCCGGACGGCATCAAGCACATGAAGCACCTGCGCAAGCTGTCCATGCAGCTCGCCTCCAAGATGCGCTTTGTGTCGGTGCAGTTGGAGGCACTGCTGGCCCGGGATCTGTGGCTGCGCAACGCGCGGCACGCCAACGAGATGGCCCAGCGCCTCGCCGAGGGCGTGCGCGCGGTGCACGGCGTGGAGATCCTCCACCCGGTGCAGGCCAACGCGGTGTTCGCGCGGCTGCCGCACGACGCGAGCGAGCGCCTGCAGAAGCGGTTCCGTTTCTACTTCTGGGACGAGGCGGCCGGCGACGTCCGCTGGATGTGCGCCTACGACACCACCGAGGACGACGTGGACCGCTTCGTGGCCGCCCTCAAGGAGGAGATGGCCCGCTAG
- a CDS encoding SDR family NAD(P)-dependent oxidoreductase codes for MGNGALEGAVIAVAGAGGPAGRAALLRLAEAGAIVVGSDNDPERLAEAVDAARYAHGGATVTGETVDLLDLESTRDWAARTEKEFGRVDGLVHLVGGWRGSETFTKTSLDDWDFLELLLVRTVQHTTLAFHEALQRSERGRYVLISAAGATKPSAGNAAYAAGKAAAEAWTLAMADYFRKAGGEQGPTSAAAILVVKALVHDAMRADRPNAKFAGFTDVKDLAEAIVGVWDKPAAEVNGNRLWLTEKP; via the coding sequence ATGGGGAACGGGGCGCTCGAGGGTGCGGTGATCGCGGTGGCCGGCGCGGGCGGGCCCGCGGGACGCGCGGCGCTGCTCAGGCTGGCCGAGGCGGGAGCCATCGTCGTCGGTTCGGACAACGACCCGGAACGGCTGGCGGAAGCGGTCGACGCGGCGCGCTACGCGCACGGCGGCGCCACCGTCACCGGGGAGACGGTCGACCTGCTCGACCTGGAGTCCACCCGGGACTGGGCCGCCCGCACCGAGAAGGAGTTCGGCCGGGTCGACGGCCTGGTCCACCTCGTCGGCGGCTGGCGCGGCAGCGAGACGTTCACCAAGACCAGCCTGGACGACTGGGACTTCCTGGAGCTGCTGCTGGTGCGCACCGTGCAGCACACCACGCTCGCCTTCCACGAGGCGCTCCAGCGCAGTGAGCGCGGCCGCTACGTCCTGATCAGCGCCGCCGGCGCCACCAAGCCCTCGGCGGGCAACGCCGCGTACGCGGCCGGCAAGGCCGCCGCCGAGGCCTGGACGCTCGCCATGGCCGACTACTTCCGCAAGGCCGGGGGCGAGCAGGGGCCGACATCGGCTGCTGCGATCCTGGTGGTGAAGGCGTTGGTGCACGACGCGATGCGCGCCGACCGCCCCAACGCGAAGTTCGCGGGCTTCACGGACGTCAAGGACCTGGCCGAGGCCATCGTCGGGGTCTGGGACAAGCCCGCCGCGGAAGTGAACGGAAACCGTCTGTGGCTGACCGAGAAGCCGTGA
- a CDS encoding DUF6421 family protein has translation MTEILVQQGSGEQVPSTTRVVEHPAWPVLKDAVERIRPWQSKDGSIDFEAEGAPSRSDAEHAVRTVIGAVDELSPLLPHDRAYHEALGKDLARWAEGGFEVPDFLDSLLAFQPAARREDGLQHLVVFPMYTQNGNPDRNLEAVVFRMVWPDWLAELERTRYDNPLFCGITFEGFTAGYDTNSAVLFPETIAVREAPERFTWGAIFCDREAARFRRVTEAAVDILGLKLPEDVAAMVHDQKRCEEAFVLWDMVHDRTHSHGDLPFDPFMIKQRQPFWMYGLEELRCDLTAFKEAVKLAGEGVPQARDVQVAVLFDRMFRFPVTGERVRNYDGLGGQLLFAYLHKHDVVRWTDNKLSIDWERAPQVTNELCAEIETLYRDGIDRPKLVHWFAGYELVSRYLAPHPGSTWAKGPEAMDLSQPPRKLVDDVLPDEFPLSMFYEALSKKLKKVIASTRGITADGAERVAA, from the coding sequence ATGACGGAAATTCTTGTGCAGCAGGGTTCGGGGGAGCAGGTTCCTTCGACGACCAGGGTGGTGGAGCACCCGGCCTGGCCCGTGCTCAAGGATGCCGTGGAGCGGATCCGGCCCTGGCAGTCCAAGGACGGCTCGATCGACTTCGAGGCCGAGGGCGCCCCTTCCCGCAGCGACGCGGAGCACGCCGTACGCACCGTGATCGGCGCGGTCGACGAGCTGTCGCCGCTGCTCCCGCACGACCGTGCGTACCACGAGGCCCTGGGCAAGGACCTGGCCCGCTGGGCCGAGGGCGGCTTCGAGGTGCCGGACTTCCTCGACTCGCTGCTGGCCTTCCAGCCGGCCGCGCGGCGCGAGGACGGCCTGCAGCACCTGGTCGTCTTCCCGATGTACACGCAGAACGGCAACCCGGACCGCAACCTCGAGGCGGTCGTGTTCCGCATGGTCTGGCCGGACTGGCTGGCCGAGCTGGAGCGCACCCGCTACGACAACCCGCTGTTCTGCGGCATCACCTTCGAGGGCTTCACCGCGGGCTACGACACCAACTCCGCGGTGCTCTTCCCGGAGACCATCGCCGTGCGCGAGGCCCCCGAGCGCTTCACCTGGGGCGCCATCTTCTGCGACCGCGAGGCCGCCCGCTTCCGCCGGGTCACCGAGGCCGCCGTCGACATCCTCGGCCTGAAGCTTCCGGAGGACGTCGCCGCCATGGTCCACGACCAGAAGCGCTGCGAAGAGGCCTTCGTGCTGTGGGACATGGTCCACGACCGCACGCACAGCCACGGCGACCTGCCGTTCGACCCGTTCATGATCAAGCAGCGCCAGCCGTTCTGGATGTACGGCCTGGAGGAGCTGCGCTGCGACCTCACCGCCTTCAAGGAGGCCGTGAAGCTCGCCGGCGAGGGCGTCCCGCAGGCCCGTGACGTGCAGGTCGCGGTCCTCTTCGACCGCATGTTCCGCTTCCCGGTGACCGGCGAGCGGGTGCGCAACTACGACGGCCTCGGCGGCCAGCTGCTCTTCGCCTACCTGCACAAGCACGACGTCGTCCGCTGGACCGACAACAAGCTCTCCATCGACTGGGAGCGCGCCCCGCAGGTCACCAACGAGCTGTGCGCGGAGATCGAGACGCTCTACCGCGACGGCATCGACCGCCCCAAGCTCGTCCACTGGTTCGCCGGCTACGAGCTGGTCTCCCGCTACCTCGCCCCGCACCCCGGCTCCACGTGGGCCAAGGGCCCCGAGGCCATGGACCTGTCGCAGCCGCCGCGGAAACTCGTCGATGACGTGCTTCCGGACGAGTTTCCGCTGAGCATGTTCTATGAGGCCCTGTCCAAGAAGCTGAAGAAGGTGATCGCCTCCACCCGGGGCATCACGGCGGACGGTGCCGAGCGGGTCGCCGCGTGA
- a CDS encoding glycerophosphodiester phosphodiesterase yields the protein MNFLTIGHRGVMGVEPENTLRSFVAAQEAGLDVIELDLHLSKDGALVVMHDARVDRTTDGTGAIADKTLDELRALDAGRGERVPLFTEVLDAVRTPLQAEIKDVRAARALAEVMNDRGLADRVEVASFHDEAIAEIARLVPGVRTALVSGLPHSRTTPSGGTPTGTDVVDRAVAVGASRLCLNIRRITLEIVEHARKADLSVFGWVVNTQDHLRLVRALGLDGATTDYPEIKRTGRFTA from the coding sequence TTGAACTTCCTCACCATCGGTCACCGCGGAGTCATGGGTGTCGAGCCCGAGAACACCCTGAGGTCCTTCGTCGCGGCCCAGGAGGCGGGCCTCGACGTCATCGAACTGGATCTGCACCTGAGCAAGGACGGCGCGCTCGTGGTCATGCACGACGCGCGCGTGGACCGCACCACGGACGGCACGGGCGCCATCGCCGACAAGACCCTCGACGAACTGCGCGCCCTGGACGCCGGGCGCGGCGAGCGCGTTCCCCTGTTCACGGAGGTGCTGGACGCGGTCCGGACGCCGCTGCAGGCGGAGATCAAGGACGTCCGGGCGGCCCGGGCGCTGGCCGAGGTGATGAACGACCGGGGGCTGGCCGACCGCGTGGAGGTCGCGTCCTTCCACGACGAGGCGATCGCCGAGATCGCCCGGCTGGTGCCCGGGGTGCGCACGGCGCTCGTGTCCGGCCTCCCCCACTCCCGGACGACCCCGAGCGGGGGGACCCCCACCGGCACCGATGTCGTGGACCGGGCGGTGGCCGTCGGCGCCTCGCGGCTGTGCCTGAACATCCGCCGGATCACCCTGGAGATCGTGGAGCACGCCCGCAAGGCGGACCTGTCGGTGTTCGGCTGGGTGGTCAACACGCAGGACCACCTGCGGCTGGTACGGGCCCTGGGGCTGGACGGCGCGACCACCGACTACCCGGAGATCAAACGCACCGGCCGCTTCACCGCGTGA
- a CDS encoding GNAT family N-acetyltransferase, whose product MGTAADTGLTFRDATDADVDALVGLVESAYRGDSSRTGWTTEADILHGQRTDPEGVLDVIKAPDSRLLTVEREGRIVACCQLEHRGEHAYFGMFAVDPAQQGSGLGRTVIAEAERQAREGWGVTEMHMTVISVREELIAWYERRGYRRTGRTTPFPYGDERFGIPQRDDLEFELLVKKLA is encoded by the coding sequence ATGGGAACCGCCGCCGACACCGGACTGACCTTCCGCGACGCCACCGACGCCGACGTGGACGCCCTCGTCGGACTGGTCGAGTCGGCCTACCGGGGGGATTCGAGCCGGACCGGGTGGACCACCGAGGCGGACATCCTGCACGGGCAGCGGACCGACCCCGAGGGCGTTCTCGACGTCATCAAGGCACCGGACAGCCGGCTGCTCACCGTGGAGCGCGAGGGCCGGATCGTCGCCTGCTGCCAGCTCGAACACCGCGGCGAGCACGCCTACTTCGGGATGTTCGCCGTCGACCCCGCCCAGCAGGGCAGTGGCCTCGGCCGGACCGTGATCGCGGAGGCGGAGCGCCAGGCCCGTGAGGGCTGGGGCGTGACCGAGATGCACATGACGGTGATCTCCGTGCGCGAGGAGTTGATCGCCTGGTACGAGCGGCGCGGCTACCGCCGTACGGGAAGGACGACCCCGTTCCCGTACGGCGACGAGCGCTTCGGCATCCCGCAGCGCGACGACCTGGAGTTCGAGCTGCTGGTCAAGAAGCTGGCCTGA
- a CDS encoding VOC family protein — translation MVHVLSSRVLLRPSDPERSRDFYGRRLGLAVHREFGTGPERGTVYFLGGGFLELSGRSDAAPAGSPDVRLWLQVEDAEAAREELAARGVEIVRPPVKEPWGLIEMWIEDPDGTPIVLVEIPAEHPLRYRPGI, via the coding sequence ATGGTGCATGTACTCAGCAGCCGTGTCCTGCTCCGCCCGTCCGACCCCGAGCGCTCCCGCGACTTCTACGGACGGCGGCTGGGGCTCGCCGTCCACCGCGAGTTCGGCACCGGCCCGGAGCGCGGCACCGTGTACTTCCTGGGCGGCGGGTTCCTGGAGCTCTCGGGCCGCTCGGACGCCGCCCCGGCGGGCTCCCCCGATGTCCGGCTCTGGCTCCAGGTGGAGGACGCCGAGGCGGCACGGGAGGAACTGGCGGCCCGGGGCGTGGAGATCGTCCGCCCTCCGGTGAAGGAGCCGTGGGGGCTGATCGAGATGTGGATCGAGGACCCGGACGGCACGCCGATCGTCCTGGTCGAGATTCCGGCCGAGCACCCACTGCGATACCGGCCGGGCATCTGA
- a CDS encoding MarR family winged helix-turn-helix transcriptional regulator: MTATHGPSAGDAAPATGSDRRTDPPATTGATDTSAAGRDTVAEVVRQWRAVHPGLDTGPMEVIGRINRCSALFQQAEDAPLRRAGLTRPEFDLLGALRRTGHELTPSELARETFSSGAAVTKRLKQLTERGLVERRGDTRDRRVAHVRLTDAGRELVDGILPAQLSYETAVLSGLDHAELGDLASLLGGLLSQLEGRLGALRA, from the coding sequence ATGACGGCGACCCACGGGCCATCGGCCGGCGACGCAGCACCCGCGACCGGCAGCGACCGTCGTACGGACCCCCCGGCCACCACCGGCGCCACGGACACGTCGGCGGCCGGCCGCGACACCGTCGCCGAGGTGGTCCGGCAGTGGCGGGCCGTCCACCCGGGCCTCGACACCGGCCCCATGGAGGTCATCGGCCGCATCAACCGCTGCTCGGCCCTCTTCCAGCAGGCCGAGGACGCCCCGCTGCGCCGGGCCGGACTGACCCGCCCCGAGTTCGACCTGCTCGGCGCGCTGCGCCGCACCGGCCACGAGCTGACGCCGAGCGAGCTGGCGCGGGAGACGTTCTCCTCGGGGGCCGCCGTCACCAAGCGGCTGAAGCAGCTCACCGAGCGGGGGCTGGTCGAACGCCGCGGTGACACGCGGGACCGCAGGGTCGCCCACGTCCGGCTCACCGACGCGGGCCGTGAGCTGGTGGACGGGATTCTCCCGGCCCAGCTCTCCTACGAGACCGCGGTGCTGTCGGGGCTCGACCACGCGGAGCTGGGTGATCTGGCCTCCCTGCTGGGTGGACTGCTGTCCCAGCTGGAGGGACGCCTCGGCGCGTTGCGCGCGTAA